The region GCTTGTCGCCCGGCTCAATATGATTCGCCCACTGAATCTGATCGGCACGCCGAAACGTGTTATTGATGCGTTCGATCACCGCAGGCACCGAGTTTGCCGGGTAGAGCGACTGATCGGGATACATGCTGGACGCCAAATTGGCATCCGCAGCCACCTGCCAGCCGGAAAGGTAAATCGCTTCAATGCCGGCTTTAGCCTGCTGTAAAGCTTGTCCGCCCGTCAGCGCCCCCAGACAGTTAACATAGCCTTTACGGGCCTCGCCGTGCAGCAGGCGCCATAACCTCGCCGCGCCGAGCTGCGCGAGCGTACATTCCGGGTTCACCGATCCACGTAGGTTAATCACATCTTCTGCGCTGTAGGGGCGCGTAATACCTTCCCAGCGGGCGGTTTTCCACTCTTTTTCGATATGCTGGACTTGTTGGGTACGAGAGGTCGTCATAGCAGAGGTTCCTTTTTATTATCAATCAGGATTAATCAAGCAATGCGTAGCCGGGTAATGTCAGGAAATCGATCAGTTCATCTTGCGTAGTAATTTGCTCCATCAGCCGGGCAGCTTCACCAAAACGCCCTCCGCTAAAACGGGCATCACCTAATTCTTCCTGAATCACAAACATCTCTTCGGCCAACATCTGGCGGAATAGCGCTTTGGTGATCACACGACCATCGCTCAACGTCTTACCATGACGAATCCACTGCCAGATTGAGGTACGGGAAATTTCTGCCGTCGCCGCGTCCTCCATCAGCCCATAAATCGGGACGCAGCCATTGCCAGATATCCACGCTTCGATGTACTGCACGGCAACGCGGATATTCGCGCGCATACCGATTTCCGTACGCTCTCCCGGACAGGGTTCCAGCAGTTCCTCTGCGCGAATGGATGCATCCTGTTCACGGCGAATATCGAGCTGGTTTTTGCGCTCACCTAACGCCCGGTCGAACACGTCCATCACCGCATCCGCTAACCCTGGATGCGCCACCCAGGTGCCATCATGACCATTGTGAGCCTCCAGCTCTTTATCTTTACGTACCTTATCCAGCACCCAGTTATTGCGTTCCGCATCCTTACTCGGAATGAACGCTGCCATTCCGCCCATGGCGAATGCCCCCCGCCGATGACAGGTTTCGATTAACAAACGCGAGTAAGCACTGAGGAAGGGTTTTTCCATCGTCACCGACTGGCGATCGGGCAGAACACGATCGCTGTGGTTCTTTAATGTTTTGATATAACTGAAAATATAATCCCAACGACCACAGTTCAACCCGACGATATGATCGCGTAAGTGGTAGAGGATTTCGTCCATCTGGAAAACGGCAGGCAGTGTTTCAATCAATACCGTTGCTTTGATCGTCCCACGCGGAAGGTCAAAACGATCTTCCGTATAGCAGAAGACATCGTTCCACCAGGCCGCTTCCTGCCATGACTGTGTCTTTGGCAAATAGAAATAGGGGCCGCTACCTTTCTTGAGCAATTCCTGATAGTTGTGGAAAAAATACAGCGCGAAATCAAACAGGCTACCGGGAATGGCTTCCCCCTGCCAGGACACGTGTTTTTCAGGCAAATGCAGCCCGCGTACCCGACAAATCAATACAGCAGGGTTGGGTTTCAGTTGGTAGATTTTTCCTGTTTCATTGATATAGGAAATCGTACCGCGTACGGCATCGCGTAAGTTGATTTGCCCATCAATCACCTTTTCCCATCCCGGTGATAGCGAATCCTCAAAGTCCGCCATGAAAACTTTCACATTGGCATTCAATGCGTTGATCACCATCTTCCGCTCAACCGGGCCAGTAATTTCAACGCGGCGATCCTGAAGGTCATCGGGAATACCGCGTATCGTCCATGCTTTATTTCGAATGGAAGCCGTTTCTGAAATAAAATCTGGCAGCT is a window of Pectobacterium punjabense DNA encoding:
- the aceB gene encoding malate synthase A, with product MMQQTINRELAFSQRFGEGEKHILTEEAVNFLAELVAHFTPARNQLLAERQVQQRNIDQGKLPDFISETASIRNKAWTIRGIPDDLQDRRVEITGPVERKMVINALNANVKVFMADFEDSLSPGWEKVIDGQINLRDAVRGTISYINETGKIYQLKPNPAVLICRVRGLHLPEKHVSWQGEAIPGSLFDFALYFFHNYQELLKKGSGPYFYLPKTQSWQEAAWWNDVFCYTEDRFDLPRGTIKATVLIETLPAVFQMDEILYHLRDHIVGLNCGRWDYIFSYIKTLKNHSDRVLPDRQSVTMEKPFLSAYSRLLIETCHRRGAFAMGGMAAFIPSKDAERNNWVLDKVRKDKELEAHNGHDGTWVAHPGLADAVMDVFDRALGERKNQLDIRREQDASIRAEELLEPCPGERTEIGMRANIRVAVQYIEAWISGNGCVPIYGLMEDAATAEISRTSIWQWIRHGKTLSDGRVITKALFRQMLAEEMFVIQEELGDARFSGGRFGEAARLMEQITTQDELIDFLTLPGYALLD